In Gymnogyps californianus isolate 813 chromosome 6, ASM1813914v2, whole genome shotgun sequence, a single window of DNA contains:
- the PLEKHS1 gene encoding pleckstrin homology domain-containing family S member 1 codes for MASTSKRNSAVKTQNMFCPQGGVCKHGFLIKSPPLQLFGSQNSWKRRFFILSESSKGNYILKYLKGQNIKGSIAVDQIINIEVGISNSEVMETVRKMFKCLPEQVMSITTANRCYYLIGSSRQETEDWVTVISSVCKEAKRGGCCPQNRDLPNPEVRSRPSSLPLFLNTIDTTSFPERQSYQKENGSSEDKNRPNSDPGPHQAQCDSPRGVFPSLDKNLGKSEENLLSSDTDQDIKKDEEDYYQTPSNILAKCTTEVSKPDPTAGSDVPVQEEPVQKNPVKDNVYMSMKSLRLLDESGQPTCRHDGLPPPPKCQDNSACPRDLAANRDLKLPESSTSQQPTLQRRQNSLPLSVVQLSILLSQVTDETQLQKLDIFVPLTDINSYLKLTEAAGQICVSQWTGPCRLGCLFNHGDHIVAVNDLQPQGVEEACFFISRSTRKEVKLTVYRIPHSDIFHVKGCSCS; via the exons ATGGCTTCTACAAGTAAAAGAAATTCTGCAG TGAAAactcaaaatatgttttgccCTCAAGGTGGAGTCTGCAAGCACGGATTCCTCATCAAATCACCACCTCTTCAACTTTTTGGCTCACAG AATTCCTGGAAAAGGCGTTTTTTCATCCTGTCCGAATCCAGCAAGGGCAATTACATCCTGAAGTATCTAAAAGGCCAGAACATAAAAGGCTCCATAGCTGTTGATCA AATCATAAATATCGAAGTTGGCATAAGCAATTCTGAAGTTATGGAAACGGTGAGGAAGATGTTTAAATGCCTTCCTGAACAGGTGATGTCCATCACTACTGCAAACAGATGTTACTACCTCATTGGGAGCAGCAG GCAGGAAACAGAAGACTGGGTCACTGTGATATCTTCAGTCTGCAAGGAGGCCAAAAGAGGTGGATGCTGCCCTCAG AACCGAGATCTTCCAAATCCAGAAGTCAGAAGCCGGCCCTCCTCTTTGCCACTATTCTTGAATACTATAGATACAACCAGTTTCCCGGAAAGGCAAAGCTACCAGAAG GAGAATGGTTCCTCAGAAGACAAGAACAGGCCTAATTCGGATCCTGGCCCTCATCAGGCTCAGTGTGACTCACCAAGAGGAGTTTTTCCAAGCCTG GATAAAAATCTGGGAAAGAGTGAGGAAAATCTGCTGTCATCAGATACAGATCAAGACATCAAAAAGGACGAAGAAGATTATTACCAAACTCCCAGCAATATTTTAGCAAAG TGCACTACTGAAGTATCAAAGCCTGACCCTACAGCTGGGTCTGATGTCCCTGTGCAAGAGGAGCCAGTGCAGAAGAACCCAGTAAAGGACAACGTTTATATGTCAATGAAATCACT TAGGTTGCTGGATGAGAGTGGCCAGCCCACGTGCAGACATGATGGactcccacctcctcccaaaTGCCAGGACAACAGTGCATGTCCAAGAGACTTGGCAGCAAACAGAGACCTAAAATTGCCAGAAAGCAgcaccagccagcagccaaCCCTCCAGAGAAGACAAAATTCATTACCACTTTCAGTGGTTCAGTTGTCTATACTGCTCAG TCAAGTTACAGATGAGACCCAGCTGCAGAAGTTGGATATTTTCGTCCCCCTGACTGACATTAACAGTTACCTAAAACTCACCGAAGCAGCAGGACAAATATG TGTCTCACAGTGGACTGGTCCTTGTCGACTGGGATGTTTGTTTAATCACGGAGACCATATAGTGGCTGTGAATGATCTGCAACCCCAGGGCGTGGAGGAGGCTTGCTTCTTCATCAGCAGGTCCACAAGAAAGGAG gtGAAACTTACTGTATATAGGATTCCACATTCAGATATCTTCCATGTTAAAGGCTGCTCatgttcctga